In the genome of Nitrospira japonica, one region contains:
- a CDS encoding ComF family protein encodes MLTSFPFTRTGFLGLCRQALRFIVPVDCLACGVGLQGDPVPGFCRRCWELILPLKGPCCALCSQPFVSAAAVSNSPNHHCQDCLEHRPAFSRAWTLYPYLPPLREAVCAFKYRGKIGLAKPLAQLMIDALPPNLDVDLVLPVPLHPSRLRGREFNQSLLLADRVARHLHLPVSIRELARVHATDPQTTLPRNMRLKNVRHAFAVRRPRLVTGRRILLIDDVFTTGATLHECAAALSESGAKSVVALTLARTIGSLVVPDHLFVEEPFRSPSVLGL; translated from the coding sequence ATGTTGACGTCCTTTCCATTCACCCGGACCGGCTTCCTCGGCCTCTGCCGCCAGGCACTGCGGTTCATCGTTCCGGTCGATTGCCTTGCCTGTGGAGTCGGCTTGCAGGGCGATCCGGTCCCGGGATTCTGTCGGCGCTGTTGGGAGCTGATCCTGCCCCTGAAGGGACCCTGCTGCGCGCTCTGCAGCCAACCCTTCGTCTCGGCTGCCGCGGTCTCCAATTCGCCGAATCACCACTGCCAAGACTGTCTGGAGCATCGCCCGGCCTTCAGCCGGGCTTGGACGCTTTATCCGTACCTTCCTCCGCTCCGGGAAGCTGTTTGCGCATTCAAGTATCGGGGAAAAATCGGACTGGCCAAACCGTTGGCGCAGCTCATGATCGATGCCCTGCCGCCGAATCTGGACGTCGATCTCGTCCTCCCCGTCCCGTTGCATCCCAGCAGATTGCGCGGCCGGGAATTCAATCAATCGTTGCTCCTTGCGGACCGTGTGGCACGACATCTCCATCTGCCGGTATCGATACGCGAACTCGCGCGGGTGCACGCCACCGACCCTCAAACGACGTTACCCCGGAATATGCGGTTGAAGAATGTGCGGCATGCCTTTGCGGTCCGCCGGCCTCGTCTCGTCACGGGCCGCCGAATCCTGCTGATCGACGACGTCTTTACGACCGGCGCGACCCTCCACGAATGTGCGGCAGCACTGTCGGAATCCGGTGCGAAATCCGTCGTTGCCCTGACGCTCGCGCGCACGATTGGTTCATTGGTCGTTCCGGATCATCTGTTCGTGGAAGAACCATTTCGATCTCCATCGGTTCTGGGACTGTAG
- a CDS encoding FmdB family zinc ribbon protein → MPLYEYLCLSCRRRTTVLQLSIANPKPVSCASCGSAELSRLMSRFASPKSEEARLESLADPDTLGDLDESDPDSMKQFMKKMGDEMGEGFGEDPSEALGNTEDASADLGDDGGF, encoded by the coding sequence ATGCCATTGTACGAGTATCTGTGTCTCAGCTGTCGGCGTCGCACCACGGTGCTTCAGTTGAGCATCGCCAATCCCAAACCGGTCTCCTGCGCTTCCTGCGGAAGCGCAGAGCTCTCGCGCTTGATGTCCCGTTTTGCGTCGCCGAAATCCGAAGAAGCCCGCCTCGAATCGCTTGCGGACCCGGACACCCTGGGGGACCTTGACGAGAGCGACCCCGACAGCATGAAACAGTTCATGAAGAAGATGGGCGACGAGATGGGTGAGGGTTTTGGGGAGGATCCCTCGGAAGCCTTGGGCAACACCGAAGACGCCTCCGCAGACCTGGGTGACGATGGCGGCTTCTGA
- a CDS encoding helix-turn-helix domain-containing protein, translated as MSRSSKSELMTAEETCRYLKITQRTLYRYLRSRRIPAFKLGSQWRFVRSDLEQWIRERMRTPLND; from the coding sequence ATGAGTCGGAGTTCCAAGAGCGAGTTGATGACGGCGGAAGAAACCTGCCGGTATCTCAAGATCACCCAGCGGACGCTCTACCGTTATCTCCGCAGCCGTCGAATTCCCGCCTTCAAGTTGGGCAGCCAGTGGCGGTTCGTGCGGTCCGATCTCGAACAGTGGATCCGGGAGCGAATGAGAACGCCGCTCAACGACTAA
- a CDS encoding division/cell wall cluster transcriptional repressor MraZ produces MFAGEYLCKVDEKGRFIVPSPIREQVESEGRAVVFMKGPEQSILIYSIKEWEKVLERSKATLDEDQSRLFMHFVVSEAGTSEIDKTGRILIPGRLRKLVPLDEDQEIILVGLYHRMEVWNPSEWRRYISRSEDRYEQDMSKILNLL; encoded by the coding sequence ATGTTTGCCGGCGAGTATCTTTGCAAAGTCGACGAGAAGGGTCGGTTCATCGTACCCTCGCCCATCCGCGAACAGGTGGAATCCGAAGGGCGTGCCGTCGTCTTTATGAAAGGCCCCGAGCAGTCGATCTTGATCTATTCCATCAAGGAATGGGAGAAGGTGCTCGAGCGGAGCAAGGCGACGCTCGACGAGGACCAAAGCCGACTCTTCATGCACTTCGTGGTTTCGGAAGCCGGAACCTCTGAAATCGATAAGACCGGTCGGATCCTGATCCCCGGCCGGCTGAGAAAACTCGTCCCGCTGGATGAAGACCAGGAGATTATCCTCGTCGGCCTGTACCACCGCATGGAGGTCTGGAACCCCAGTGAGTGGCGCAGATACATCAGCCGATCCGAAGACCGGTACGAACAGGACATGTCGAAGATTCTGAATCTCCTATAG
- a CDS encoding ABC transporter ATP-binding protein, translated as MLRLEQVSKIYHRGSASIIGVDRVSLEVAAGEFCAFMGPSGCGKSTLLNLVAGLDSPTSGEIVLNGRPTARFSSDDWTRIRREEIGIVFQSFHLVPGLSAEENVAFPLLLRGERGGTMLRRVEEVLDLVGMNHRRRHRPGELSGGEQQRVAIARAVVHGPKLVVADEPTGNLDSQQGAAVVDLLRTLADQDRRTVLLATHSGEAAGSAHYVWTMRDGRLIERVASNLLSLGL; from the coding sequence ATGCTGAGACTTGAACAGGTTTCGAAGATCTATCATCGGGGATCGGCTTCCATCATCGGGGTGGATCGCGTCAGTTTGGAAGTGGCGGCCGGTGAATTCTGCGCGTTCATGGGGCCGAGCGGATGCGGAAAGAGCACGCTGCTGAACTTGGTTGCCGGCTTGGATTCTCCTACGAGCGGAGAAATCGTCTTGAACGGGCGGCCGACCGCACGGTTTTCGTCCGATGATTGGACGCGGATCAGGCGGGAAGAGATCGGAATTGTCTTTCAATCGTTTCACCTGGTTCCAGGACTTTCCGCCGAAGAGAATGTCGCCTTTCCGCTGCTGCTGAGAGGCGAGCGGGGCGGAACGATGCTGCGGCGCGTCGAGGAAGTGCTGGACCTCGTCGGAATGAACCATCGCCGCCGTCATCGCCCCGGTGAATTATCCGGAGGAGAGCAGCAACGCGTCGCCATTGCACGGGCCGTCGTGCACGGTCCCAAATTGGTCGTGGCCGATGAACCGACGGGAAATTTGGACTCCCAGCAGGGCGCGGCCGTCGTCGACCTATTGAGGACGCTGGCCGATCAGGATCGCCGGACCGTCCTTCTTGCGACGCACAGCGGTGAGGCGGCGGGGTCGGCGCACTACGTGTGGACCATGAGGGACGGCCGTCTGATCGAACGGGTTGCATCGAACCTTCTTTCCTTGGGGTTATAG